From the Achromobacter xylosoxidans A8 genome, the window ATGGCTTGCTCCTGAACTGAAGTACGGGACTGCACCGAGTCTTGTCGTCGTGAAGCTTAGAGACCGCCCGCGCTGCGCATAAGGCTATTTCTTTGTTAAGGTGACAACTTCAAGTTGTCGCTATCGAGGGCGCATGAAAGACCACCATCTCCGGGCCTGGCTGAAGGTCGCCGAACTGCGCAGCATCCGGGCCGCCGCCCGCAGCCTGCACCTGAGCCAGGCCGCGGTGACCAAGGCCATCAAGGAACTGGAAACCGAACTCGAAGCGCCGCTGCTCACGCGCAGCCCCCAGGGCATCGAGGTCACCGAATGCGGCGCACACCTGACGGTGCGGGCGCAGCTCGCCCAGGCCCAGCTCTCATTGGCGCGCCAGGACATCCGCCAACTGCTCAGCGGCGCCCAGGCGCGGGTGGCCGTGGGTGTCACGCCCATGGTGATGCTGAGCGTGCTGCCCGAGGTGCTGAGCGATTTCAGGCAAAGCATGCCCGCGGCCAAACTCAAGGTCTCGGAAGGCTTGCTGGCGGCGGTCCTGCCCGCGCTGCGCAACGGCACGCTGGATTTCGCGTTGGCGTCCAGCATGGCGGACAACCATGGCGGGCAGGAATTCGACTTCGAGGAACTGCGGCCGCTCGAATTCATGGTCGCCTGCCGCCGCGGGCATCCGCTGGCGGGCGCCACGCGATGGCACGACATCGCGGGCTGCGAATGGCTGCTCAACACCTCGGGCGGCAGCCACACCGACGCCTTTCTGCAAGGCTTGCGCGCAAACGGTCTGAAGCCACCCGAACGCGTCATCGACTGCGATACGTTCGGGGTGATGTGGAACCTGATGGTCCGCAGCGACGCGTTGATCGTCTGCCCGGCGGGCATGCTCGATATCCCGCCCTACGGCGCTGAAGCCAGCCAGATCCTGACGGAGGCGCCCATGCCGGTCGCCAGCATAGGCATCATGACGCTGCGGGGGACGCCACTGTCGCTGGCGGCGTCCACCATGGCGGACCTGTTCCGGCGCCGCATCCA encodes:
- a CDS encoding LysR substrate-binding domain-containing protein, whose protein sequence is MKDHHLRAWLKVAELRSIRAAARSLHLSQAAVTKAIKELETELEAPLLTRSPQGIEVTECGAHLTVRAQLAQAQLSLARQDIRQLLSGAQARVAVGVTPMVMLSVLPEVLSDFRQSMPAAKLKVSEGLLAAVLPALRNGTLDFALASSMADNHGGQEFDFEELRPLEFMVACRRGHPLAGATRWHDIAGCEWLLNTSGGSHTDAFLQGLRANGLKPPERVIDCDTFGVMWNLMVRSDALIVCPAGMLDIPPYGAEASQILTEAPMPVASIGIMTLRGTPLSLAASTMADLFRRRIQRLTQAGAVANRQAGGAA